A part of Paenibacillus sp. 481 genomic DNA contains:
- a CDS encoding YifB family Mg chelatase-like AAA ATPase has translation MFGKMWSAALYGVDARIVHVEVDIASGLPQVNVVGLPDAAIRESVERMRAAIRNCGWKFPMERITINLAPADLRKEGTSFDLAMTIAVLTTSKQLEQAHFANTFIVGELALDGQTRPIPGILSLIDEAQRNGFKRVLVPAENAAEALLVGGIEVYALSHLTQLRQEYDSNDGHLLDHLLQTNQQEQGARISVGDRNEVSLREDYADIVGHVHVKRAMTIAAAGMHNIILSGAPGTGKTMLIRRLPTILPPLNEKEALEVSKIYSVSGKWDRHSEQLMNTRPFRSPHHSISAAGLIGGGSIPKPGEVSLAHRGVLFLDELPEFQRPALEALRQPLEDRSVTIARARAVFCFPAHVMLAASMNPCSCGFHGGSQQRCQCSAFKLQQYRARLSGPLLDRIDLQVDVPRLPLHEWDQPSMTSATMRSQVMEAQARQHARYKQLPISFNSELNGVWLKRFSRLDTEAAHMLRQAYEMLGLSLRAHDRLLKLARTIADVEHSEQIHAPHIAEAIQYRSLDRPITH, from the coding sequence ATGTTCGGTAAAATGTGGAGCGCAGCGCTCTACGGAGTAGATGCTCGAATTGTACACGTTGAAGTCGATATTGCTTCTGGATTGCCTCAAGTCAATGTTGTTGGTTTACCTGACGCAGCAATACGTGAGTCAGTTGAGCGGATGCGAGCTGCTATTCGAAATTGCGGCTGGAAATTCCCGATGGAGCGTATCACGATAAACTTAGCCCCAGCAGATTTACGTAAAGAGGGAACTTCGTTTGATCTGGCTATGACGATAGCCGTGTTAACGACTAGCAAGCAGCTTGAGCAAGCACATTTTGCAAATACGTTTATTGTCGGTGAATTAGCGTTGGACGGCCAGACACGACCGATTCCCGGTATATTGTCATTGATTGATGAGGCGCAGCGGAATGGATTTAAGCGAGTGCTTGTCCCTGCCGAAAATGCCGCGGAAGCCCTGCTCGTTGGTGGCATTGAAGTTTACGCTTTATCCCATTTGACCCAATTACGGCAGGAATACGATTCCAATGACGGACATTTGCTTGATCATTTGTTACAAACGAACCAACAAGAACAGGGTGCAAGGATATCTGTTGGCGATCGTAACGAGGTTTCATTGCGCGAAGACTATGCCGATATTGTTGGTCATGTGCATGTAAAGCGGGCTATGACTATTGCCGCGGCAGGCATGCACAACATTATTTTAAGTGGCGCTCCTGGAACCGGAAAAACGATGCTCATCCGTCGTCTGCCCACTATTTTGCCACCGCTGAACGAGAAAGAGGCGCTTGAAGTATCGAAAATATATAGCGTGTCAGGCAAATGGGATCGCCATTCCGAGCAGCTCATGAATACCCGTCCTTTCCGTTCGCCACACCATTCCATTTCAGCAGCAGGGCTTATTGGCGGTGGCTCCATACCTAAACCCGGTGAAGTCAGCCTCGCCCATCGTGGGGTTCTCTTTCTAGATGAACTGCCTGAGTTTCAGCGCCCCGCTCTCGAAGCGCTCCGCCAGCCACTAGAGGATCGCAGTGTAACGATTGCCCGAGCACGGGCTGTATTCTGTTTTCCAGCTCACGTTATGCTGGCTGCTTCTATGAATCCTTGTTCTTGTGGATTTCACGGTGGTAGCCAACAACGCTGCCAATGCTCTGCATTTAAGCTGCAACAGTATCGCGCGCGGCTATCGGGCCCGCTACTCGACCGCATCGATTTGCAAGTGGATGTGCCAAGGCTGCCTTTGCATGAATGGGACCAACCGAGCATGACCTCAGCTACGATGCGCTCACAAGTCATGGAAGCACAAGCGAGGCAACATGCGAGATACAAGCAGTTGCCGATTAGCTTTAATAGTGAGCTGAATGGCGTTTGGCTAAAACGTTTTAGCCGCTTAGACACCGAAGCAGCACATATGCTTCGCCAAGCCTATGAAATGCTCGGTCTAAGCTTACGCGCACATGATCGACTCCTGAAACTGGCGCGCACGATTGCTGACGTTGAGCATAGTGAGCAAATTCATGCGCCTCATATTGCAGAAGCAATTCAATATCGAAGTTTGGATCGACCTATTACGCATTAA
- a CDS encoding heparin lyase I family protein, whose translation MRKNAFTLVVLTMLIGLMSSVVSAAAYTLTVDADGPNQGKDTYQIFKDAFGKDPVDGADQDRIFEVSSPIVGNAFEFVVKSDDPLENNASQRNEVKVYNASRAELKAPQNSNYTYKWKFKLDKQFQFPENGKFFALFQYKAIGGENDDIPLLTFSLDGKFLKFYHNPKGSDNTQRKVLSQIDFTPYKDVWVEATVSVINSDNGQVAMTLTTLDGANVLPPYSGNQDMWIDGTSIIRPKWGIYRRHYVGIPEAKVQFANFQIMKH comes from the coding sequence ATGAGAAAAAATGCATTTACACTCGTAGTATTGACTATGCTAATCGGATTGATGTCGTCTGTTGTATCCGCTGCGGCGTACACCTTGACAGTCGATGCTGACGGACCTAATCAAGGCAAAGATACTTACCAAATTTTCAAAGATGCTTTTGGTAAAGATCCAGTCGATGGCGCTGATCAAGATCGTATCTTTGAAGTCTCCTCCCCTATCGTCGGCAATGCGTTTGAATTTGTTGTTAAAAGCGACGATCCACTCGAAAATAACGCCAGCCAACGCAACGAGGTTAAAGTATACAATGCTTCCCGTGCTGAGCTAAAAGCACCCCAAAACTCGAATTATACGTATAAATGGAAATTTAAATTGGATAAACAGTTTCAATTCCCTGAAAACGGTAAGTTTTTCGCCCTCTTTCAATACAAAGCAATCGGCGGGGAAAATGATGATATTCCGTTACTGACGTTTAGTTTGGACGGTAAATTCTTAAAATTTTACCATAACCCAAAAGGCTCTGATAACACACAGCGTAAAGTATTAAGTCAAATCGACTTTACTCCTTATAAGGATGTGTGGGTCGAAGCAACGGTATCTGTTATAAATTCAGATAATGGACAAGTGGCAATGACTTTGACAACGTTAGACGGCGCAAACGTACTACCGCCTTATAGCGGTAATCAAGACATGTGGATTGACGGAACGTCGATTATCCGGCCAAAATGGGGCATATATCGTAGACATTACGTAGGCATACCTGAAGCAAAAGTTCAATTCGCTAATTTCCAAATCATGAAGCATTAA
- a CDS encoding YraN family protein: MTEKLRVVVDHRRQRGAEAERLAVELLQAQQIEILHCNWRCRSGELDIIARDGGCLVFVEVRSRSGAQRNGTAAEAFDARKIQQVRRTAQVYIYQQQQFDVPTRFDAIAVTFQKDGTYDVKWYQHAF; encoded by the coding sequence GTGACTGAGAAGTTGCGGGTTGTTGTCGATCATCGGCGCCAGCGTGGCGCTGAGGCGGAACGGCTTGCAGTGGAGCTGCTGCAAGCGCAACAGATTGAGATCTTGCACTGCAATTGGCGCTGCCGAAGCGGTGAACTTGATATTATCGCGCGTGATGGTGGTTGTCTGGTCTTTGTTGAGGTGCGGAGTCGCAGCGGAGCTCAGCGAAACGGTACGGCAGCTGAAGCTTTCGATGCACGTAAAATTCAACAAGTACGCCGTACGGCGCAAGTGTATATTTATCAACAGCAGCAGTTTGACGTGCCTACTCGATTTGACGCGATAGCGGTTACTTTTCAAAAAGATGGTACCTATGATGTGAAGTGGTATCAACACGCATTTTAA
- a CDS encoding EscU/YscU/HrcU family type III secretion system export apparatus switch protein has translation MSTSGEQPYKRAKAVALKYDPKQGEAPVVVAKGQGLLADRILDKARESGVPVQEDASLVEVLSKIDIDQQIPPELYHLVAEVLSFIYRTDQRATKGWKSRD, from the coding sequence ATGAGTACGTCAGGAGAACAGCCTTACAAACGCGCAAAGGCGGTAGCACTTAAATACGACCCGAAGCAGGGTGAGGCACCTGTCGTCGTAGCTAAAGGGCAGGGATTGCTTGCGGATCGTATTTTGGATAAGGCTCGTGAGAGTGGAGTGCCTGTACAAGAAGATGCATCGTTAGTCGAAGTACTTTCTAAAATCGATATCGACCAGCAAATCCCGCCTGAATTGTATCATCTTGTCGCAGAAGTGCTTTCATTTATTTATCGTACAGACCAGCGTGCCACAAAGGGGTGGAAATCGCGTGACTGA
- a CDS encoding DNA ligase: MIVNITNLVRGLIGEASPGETRALELKTGQVVRGVVMNVAENGREATVNINGVPVRATLETPLTPGQTTWMQVQGQQADGVVILKPTDGAGMASSQTVGDTLKQAGLPNEPWARSLIMDLQRAGVPMTKELTNKLAQAFAMKPPNVAADEWMQAASVAVRRQLPLTGETVRGLHQAMFGKQLHELLANFQRVSDTVLGADGNGGRTGAGVGGGGAPWSGALRDAQALVRTLLTLIPGSAGASGSQQGSAAGNGVAGHFNSSAAGAGQNGVGTGSAGGGANSGTVAVASHAAQANGSAVGQGSLGTGSTGMSGSAPSSATGVSAGDVSASSNRAAPHSASHLNQSSQAATAKSAASGVASAQVAAGDSIKAGAGSGPASNGSLVGAGNANTAHAGQASGNAADSALRAADGSAARAQGSAGSGSGAWLGRMLTLLGVTHEQQVHRMPLTQQQTASAAGSASAMAAQSNSAPATAGGSNVAAGTFASMPAQMMADASLPQAATAQLSAASAGAAQADSLKSALLQLMQSENVPPALREAAQQLVQQVTGQQLLLASDRQSQFAHVTMFVPLMTPDGKQTAAVHIQSRQGRRGELDANNCRLWFDLDMKAMGRTLVDVQVVDRAVALNIHHPNPELGDWLISFRDEIDAAIETVGYKLSAFRALPPPEQNEVESESPSARFNADDYALKPYRGVDMRV, translated from the coding sequence ATGATCGTGAACATAACAAATTTGGTACGCGGACTTATTGGGGAGGCGAGTCCCGGAGAGACGCGTGCATTAGAGCTGAAGACCGGACAAGTTGTGCGCGGTGTTGTGATGAACGTAGCGGAAAATGGCCGTGAAGCAACAGTCAACATTAACGGTGTTCCTGTGCGTGCGACATTGGAAACACCGTTAACGCCCGGGCAAACGACTTGGATGCAAGTTCAGGGGCAGCAAGCAGACGGTGTCGTCATTTTAAAGCCGACAGACGGTGCAGGCATGGCTTCTTCCCAGACGGTTGGAGATACGTTAAAGCAAGCGGGTCTACCGAACGAGCCTTGGGCACGTTCTTTAATTATGGACCTTCAGCGGGCGGGTGTGCCTATGACGAAGGAACTGACTAACAAGCTTGCGCAAGCTTTTGCGATGAAGCCGCCAAACGTAGCGGCCGATGAGTGGATGCAGGCGGCAAGTGTAGCTGTGCGACGTCAACTACCGTTAACGGGTGAGACGGTTCGCGGGCTGCATCAGGCTATGTTTGGCAAGCAGCTGCATGAATTGCTTGCTAATTTCCAGCGCGTAAGTGATACGGTACTTGGTGCGGATGGAAATGGCGGACGTACAGGAGCTGGTGTTGGTGGAGGTGGCGCGCCATGGTCAGGTGCGCTACGTGATGCGCAGGCGCTTGTGCGCACCTTACTGACACTTATACCAGGATCAGCGGGAGCCTCAGGATCTCAGCAGGGCAGTGCGGCAGGAAATGGCGTTGCTGGTCATTTCAATAGCAGTGCTGCTGGGGCTGGGCAAAATGGAGTGGGCACAGGTTCAGCGGGCGGTGGAGCGAATTCCGGTACTGTTGCTGTGGCTAGTCATGCAGCACAAGCAAATGGATCGGCAGTTGGGCAAGGCTCGTTAGGGACTGGCAGTACTGGCATGTCAGGCAGCGCTCCAAGTAGTGCGACCGGAGTAAGTGCTGGTGATGTCAGCGCCAGTTCTAATCGCGCTGCGCCTCATTCGGCTAGCCATTTAAATCAGAGTAGTCAAGCTGCTACTGCAAAAAGTGCTGCAAGTGGTGTTGCGAGCGCTCAGGTTGCTGCGGGTGATTCAATAAAGGCTGGTGCCGGTTCGGGGCCAGCATCTAATGGAAGTCTTGTAGGTGCGGGTAATGCGAACACTGCTCATGCAGGACAAGCATCCGGAAACGCAGCGGACAGCGCTTTACGTGCGGCAGATGGATCAGCTGCACGTGCGCAAGGATCGGCAGGCTCAGGATCAGGTGCTTGGCTTGGGCGTATGCTCACTTTGCTCGGTGTAACACATGAGCAGCAAGTTCATCGCATGCCGTTAACCCAGCAGCAAACGGCATCGGCGGCGGGAAGCGCTTCTGCCATGGCGGCACAGTCGAACAGTGCACCTGCTACAGCAGGGGGCTCTAACGTTGCGGCAGGCACATTCGCTAGCATGCCAGCGCAAATGATGGCAGACGCCTCTTTACCACAGGCGGCAACTGCTCAACTAAGCGCTGCGTCGGCTGGGGCTGCGCAAGCGGATTCGCTGAAGAGTGCGTTGCTTCAGCTGATGCAAAGCGAGAACGTGCCGCCGGCACTGCGTGAGGCGGCGCAGCAACTCGTGCAGCAAGTGACAGGGCAACAGTTGCTGCTCGCCAGCGATCGGCAATCCCAGTTTGCTCACGTCACGATGTTCGTACCTTTAATGACACCAGACGGCAAACAAACGGCTGCCGTACATATTCAGTCACGGCAAGGTCGTCGGGGCGAGTTAGATGCGAATAACTGTCGGCTTTGGTTTGACTTGGACATGAAAGCGATGGGGCGAACATTAGTCGATGTACAAGTCGTTGATCGGGCAGTAGCGTTAAATATACATCATCCCAATCCAGAGCTTGGTGATTGGTTGATTAGCTTTCGCGATGAAATAGATGCAGCGATTGAAACCGTGGGCTACAAATTGTCAGCGTTTCGCGCACTTCCGCCTCCAGAGCAGAACGAGGTGGAGAGCGAGTCGCCGTCTGCTCGGTTCAATGCAGACGATTACGCGCTGAAGCCGTACAGAGGAGTGGATATGCGCGTATGA